TGGATGCTTTTGCCGCCCGTTATCTGCTGATGACAATGGCGGAGCACAGCCTCGATATTCAGTACTACATCTGGCAGAACGATATGTCTGGCCGGTTGCTGTTCAGCGCGGTACTGCAGGCAGCACGGCGAGGTGTAAAGGTGCGCCTGCTGCTTGATGACAACAACACCATGGGGCTGGATGAGACGCTGAGCCAGCTTAGCGCGCATCCCAATATTGAAATACGTCTGTTTAATCCCTTTTCGTTCCGGACCCTGCGAGCGCTGGGCTACCTCACCGACTTTGCGCGACTCAACCGGCGGATGCACAACAAAAGCTTTACCGTGGATGGTCTGGTCACCATCGTCGGCGGAAGGAACGTTGGCGATGAGTATTTTGGCGCGGGAGAAGAGCCGCTGTTTTCCGATCTGGATGTCCTCGCCCTCGGCCCGGTGGTCGATGAGGTAACCAGAGACTTTGACCGCTACTGGATAAGCCGGGCGGTGGAGCCCTTCACTAAAGTGGTGGAAGCGGATGAAGCCCTGGCGGATTCCGCCGTCTCACTGCCGGAAGCCTGGCACAGTAATCCCCAGGTAAAACGCTATCTCGAACGTATTCATGCCTCATCCTTTGTGAATCAGCTTGAAGCTGGCGATCTGCCGCTGGTATGGGCAAAAACCCGCCTGCTGAGTGACGATCCCCGCAAAGGTCTGGGCCGGGCCAGAGCCGGTTCCTTACTACCCCAGCGTATGCTGGAGGTGATAGGCAGGCCGCAGTCGCAGTTTGATATCATTTCCGCCTATTTTGTCCCCACGCGAGCCGGGGTGGCGCAGCTGCTGTCGCTGGTGAGGAAAGGGGTTAAAATCGCTATTCTGACCAACTCACTGGCGGCGAATGATGTCTCAATTGT
This genomic window from Erwinia sp. E_sp_B01_1 contains:
- a CDS encoding phospholipase D family protein → MAEAFTPEPEEPAFTQNRLTRAVSPLVQNHPDHSGIHPLEDGLDAFAARYLLMTMAEHSLDIQYYIWQNDMSGRLLFSAVLQAARRGVKVRLLLDDNNTMGLDETLSQLSAHPNIEIRLFNPFSFRTLRALGYLTDFARLNRRMHNKSFTVDGLVTIVGGRNVGDEYFGAGEEPLFSDLDVLALGPVVDEVTRDFDRYWISRAVEPFTKVVEADEALADSAVSLPEAWHSNPQVKRYLERIHASSFVNQLEAGDLPLVWAKTRLLSDDPRKGLGRARAGSLLPQRMLEVIGRPQSQFDIISAYFVPTRAGVAQLLSLVRKGVKIAILTNSLAANDVSIVHAGYAKWRKKLLRHGITLYELKPHNDTRETPHDRGLTGNSGSSLHAKTFSVDNEKVFIGSFNFDPRSAMLNTEMGFVIESESLATTIHQRFVKHIQERAWTLRLDKWGRVNWIEYPGEGEKEIVHKHEPRTRFMQRLLVRLVWRLPIEWLL